In candidate division KSB1 bacterium, the genomic window GTCGTTCGGCGTGACATCGAAGGCCGGGCTGTAAACTTTGGTATTTAGGGGGGCCGTTCTTCTGCCAAAGCCGTGGGTGATTTCTTCGGCGGCTCTTTCTTCAATGGGGATTTGGGAACCGTTTTGTAAATTAAAATCGATAGTTGAATAGGGCGCGGCGACATAAAAGGGCACCCCGTGTTTCTCGCATAAAACTGCCACATTGTACGTGCCGATTTTGTTGGCGGTGTCGCCGTTTGCGGTAATCCGGTCGGCGCCGACAATGGCGACATCGATTTTTTT contains:
- the mtnA gene encoding S-methyl-5-thioribose-1-phosphate isomerase (isomerizes methylthioribose-1-phosphate into methylthioribulose-1-phosphate; involved in methionine salvage pathway) translates to KKIDVAIVGADRITANGDTANKIGTYNVAVLCEKHGVPFYVAAPYSTIDFNLQNGSQIPIEERAAEEITHGFGRRTAPLNTKVYSPAFDVTPNDLIAGIITEEGVIEPPYEINLKKHAKL